The following coding sequences are from one Zalophus californianus isolate mZalCal1 chromosome 5, mZalCal1.pri.v2, whole genome shotgun sequence window:
- the AMACR gene encoding alpha-methylacyl-CoA racemase, translating into MALQGISVLELAGLAPGPYCGMVLADFGAQVVRVDRLGSRGDLSFLARGKRSLAVDLKRPQGAAVLRRLCARTDVVLEPFRHGVMEKLQLGPEILQKENPKLIYARLSGFGQSGRFSRVAGHDINYLALSGVLSKIGRSGENPYPPLNLLADFGGGGLMCTLGILMALFERTRSGKGQVIDASMVEGTAYLSSFLWQSQQVGMWEKPRGQNLLDGGAPFYTTYKTADGGFMAVGALEPQFYKLLIKGLGLKSDELPHQMSMSDWPEMKKRFADVFAKKTKAEWCQIFDGTDACVTPVLTFEEAAHHEHNKERGSFIIEEEHGVSPRPAPLLSDTPAIPSSKRDPFVGEHTEEILREFGFSQVEINQLASDKIIESNKPRANL; encoded by the exons ATGGCGCTGCAGGGTATCTCGGTGCTAGAGCTGGCCGGCCTGGCCCCGGGCCCGTACTGCGGTATGGTCCTGGCGGACTTCGGGGCGCAGGTGGTGCGTGTGGACCGACTGGGCTCCCGCGGAGATTTGAGCTTCTTGGCCCGGGGCAAGCGCTCGCTGGCGGTGGACCTGAAGCGGCCGCAGGGGGCAGCTGTGCTGCGTCGCCTGTGCGCCCGGACGGATGTGGTGCTGGAGCCCTTCCGCCACG GTGTCATGGAAAAACTCCAGCTAGGCCCAGAGATTCTGCAGAAAGAGAATCCAAAGCTTATCTATGCCAGGTTGAGTGGATTTGGCCAGTCAGGAAGATTCTCTAGAGTAGCTGGCCATGACATCAACTATTTGGCTTTGTCAG GTGTTCTATCAAAAATTGGCAGAAGTGGTGAGAATCCATATCCCCCACTGAATCTCCTGGCTGACTTCGGTGGTGGTGGCCTCATGTGCACACTGGGCATCTTGATGGCTCTGTTTGAACGCACACGCTCTGGCAAAGGTCAGGTCATTGATGCAAGCATG GTGGAAGGGACAGCATACCTGAGCTCTTTTCTGTGGCAATCTCAACAAGTAGGAATGTGGGAAAAGCCTCGAGGACAGAACTTACTAGATGGTGGAGCACCTTTCTACACAACTTACAAAACGGCAGATGGGGGGTTCATGGCTGTTGGAGCATTAGAGCCCCAGTTCTACAAGCTGCTGATCAAAG GACTTGGGCTGAAGTCTGATGAGCTTCCTCATCAGATGAGCATGAGTGATTGgccagaaatgaagaagagatttGCAGATGTATTTGCAAAGAAGACAAAGGCAGAGTGGTGTCAGATCTTCGATGGCACAGATGCGTGTGTGACTCCAGTTCTGACATTTGAAGAGGCTGCCCACCATGAACATAACAAAGAACGGGGCTCATTTATCATTGAAGAGGAGCATGGTGTGAGTCCCCGCCCTGCACCTCTGCTGTCAGACACCCCAGCTATCCCTTCTTCCAAAAGGGATCCTTTTGTAGGAGAACATACTGAAGAGATACTTAGAGAATTTGGGTTCAGCCAGGTAGAGATCAATCAGCTTGCCTCAGATAAAATTATTGAAAGTAATAAGCCAAGAGCTAATCTGTAA